The Polaribacter sp. MED152 region TACTTACAGAACTTGCTTTAAAAGCAACTCCAAATTCGGCTTCTGTAGTATAATCGCCATACAAATCTGCGTGATCAAATAGTGTATTCTCATTTTCTACACAAAACTCAATCATATCTGCAGCTTCTTTGGTGGTAAAATTTTTACCCCATTTGCCCCAAGACATGCACCCAATAATTATTTTTGATGTTGGTTTCATACTAATTTTTATTAATCATTGTTGCACTGGCTTGTGCTGTTGGATACACTATTAAATCTTCTATATTTACATGATATGGCCTTGTAACTACAAAGTTGATAATATCTGCAATATCTTCTGCTTGTAAAGCTTTGTAGCCAGAATAAACGGTTTTAGCTCTCTCAGTATCTCCTTTAAAACGAACATCAGAAAATTCTGTTTCTACCAAACCAGGATGAATGGCAGATACTCTAATATTGTAATCGTTTAAATCTAACCTCATAGACTTATTTAAAGCGTTTACAGCAAATTTAGATGCACAATATACATTACCATTCTTATAAACATCTTTACCTGCTGTAGAGCCAATATTTACAATAAAACCACTATTATTTTTAATCATAGTTGGTAAAATTGCTTTGGTTACATACAGTAATCCTTTTACGTTAATGTCTAACATTGCATCCCAATCGTCTATACTACCTTCTTGAATGGTAGCTAAACCATGAGCATTCCCTGCATTATTTATTAAAATATCGATATTCTTAAAGTTCTCTGGTAAAGATGCTATTGCTGATTGTGCTTCTTCCTTTTTTGAAACATCAAATTGCAAAGTAGTAACTTCTGTTTGCTTACTTAATTCAGACTTTAATTCTTGAAGTCTTTCTGTTCTTCGTCCACAAAGAACTAATCTAATATTATTTTTAGCAAAAAGCTGAGCGGTTGCTTTACCTATACCTGAGGTTGCACCTGTTATAAAAGCTGTTTTCATGGGTTTAATTTGGTTCTTTAAAAATAGGAAATCTAGTGCTTAAGCACCTTTTTTAGTGGCTATAATTTTCATCAATTATTAACAAAGAAAAAGTCACCCTCCTCAGGGTGACTCCTCTTTCAATTGATTGTCGAGAAACAACCAATCAAAAATCAACTAACCAAACTTTATTTTAATTTCTTCTGTTCTTTACTTTTCTTTTTATAATAGTACGTTTTCTGTTGCTATTTCTTACAAGGTCTTTCGCACTTTTAACAGATTCTTCACTCTTTTTGAATTGTATAAATCCTCTTCCTGAAAAATCGTATGTTGTTTCTGAGTTATAGTGGAATAAACTTATTCTACCATCATTAACAACGCTTAATTCGAACTCTTCAATATCTCCATTATCATAATTCAATGTTAAAATTTTTAGGTCTTCAAAACCATTTACATCAAACACTTCATAGCCTCCAACAAAGTTCCAATTAATATCTGCAACTTGCATGCCAAAGTCATCTTGAGAACTCCTAAAAGTTGTTAAATTTTCTGGTGTAAATTCAAGATAATTTTCATCATCAAAAGTATTTGGTGTACCCCCTGTTGAACTTACTTTTTCCCAAGCTAAATACTCCTGTAAAAAGTATTCTATGTTTTCATAAAATAGTTTATCATAATCAAAAGTATTTACATTGTAACCTATTAAATAGTAACTTACATTTTGTCTAAAGTTGTACAATACAATTTCATTATCAGATAAAATACTTACTTCAAAATCGTTTGCACCATCTATATCATGATTAGTAGCCAGTAAACCATTAAAAGTACCATAAGTACCTACATCTATCCCTAAACCATTTCCTGTTCTTCCAATATCAACAATATTATTGTTTGCATATAAAATGCCATTTAAGAATGATAAAGTAAATGCTCTAGAAACATATGGAATATCTCCTGTTCCTGTTGTTCTGTGATAATCTACATACC contains the following coding sequences:
- a CDS encoding SDR family NAD(P)-dependent oxidoreductase, which gives rise to MKTAFITGATSGIGKATAQLFAKNNIRLVLCGRRTERLQELKSELSKQTEVTTLQFDVSKKEEAQSAIASLPENFKNIDILINNAGNAHGLATIQEGSIDDWDAMLDINVKGLLYVTKAILPTMIKNNSGFIVNIGSTAGKDVYKNGNVYCASKFAVNALNKSMRLDLNDYNIRVSAIHPGLVETEFSDVRFKGDTERAKTVYSGYKALQAEDIADIINFVVTRPYHVNIEDLIVYPTAQASATMINKN